From Mytilus edulis chromosome 8, xbMytEdul2.2, whole genome shotgun sequence, one genomic window encodes:
- the LOC139484804 gene encoding sodium/glucose cotransporter 4-like isoform X2, whose protein sequence is MVETLHTEDYVTIAIYFVVVLAVGLWSTFRPNRGNATGYFLAGKTMHWIPVGASIYASNIGAPMFIGLAGTAAASGLAVTIYEWHAVFFLIALGWIFVPVYISCGAFTMPEYLRKRFGGKRIRMYSSFFALIGYVLFNITIEIYSGAIFLKHILDWNMYLSVVVILAVTAVYTVVGGLASVIYTDTLQSVILVVSATVLFILSMIEVGGWSAMTEKYMNSAANYTLLNQSFYSCGMPREDALHIFRSPKTGDIPWTGALTGLSFLGLYVWCQDQLIVQRTLSAKNMVHAKAGSLFGALLKITGLLLFVVPGMISRILYPEEIACADPQKCGEFCSNEAGCSNFAYPLLVLRLLPRGLKGLMLAALLAALMSSLTSILNSASAIMTMDIWRQFRKQASQAELMIVGRVTVLILVGISIIWLPILEAVEGGMFWFYMQAIRSYLIPPMCVLFLLAFFWKRLTEQGAFWGLMLSLVVGIVRMALDFTYVAPVCGSGEPDNRPAIVKDIDFLHFAAILAIFSFIAMFVISMFTQPRPERKLRRVTFWTKNDKEEPELSSEDDEEDEREKERKNKENDNGTEDDGMGSRLRKSCKDWVCGTVEDSKKYLTQEEQQQLRTKMTSLEEKPLYRKLLNIAAIIVAIFTTFLIGFFY, encoded by the exons GTCGGTGCATCAATCTATGCCAGTAATATAGGAGCTCCAATGTTTATTGGTTTAGCTGGAACAGCTGCtgcatcaggattggctgttacTATATATGAATGGCAT GCTGTGTTTTTTCTGATTGCCTTAGGATGGATATTTGTGCCTGTTTATATATCATGTGGG GCTTTCACTATGCCAGAGTATCTCAGAAAGAGGTTTGGCGGGAAAAGAATCCGAATGTACTCCTCGTTCTTTGCACTCATTGGATATGTCTTATTTAATATAACG atcgagATTTATTCCGGTGCAATATTTCTCAAACACATACTTGATTGGAATATGTATTTGAGTGTTGTGGTGATCCTAGCCGTAACGGCTGTTTATACTGTTGTAG GAGGACTTGCATCTGTCATCTATACAGACACATTACAATCAGTTATACTGGTTGTGAGTGCAACAGTTCTCTTTATTTTAA GTATGATAGAGGTAGGGGGTTGGAGTGCTATGACGGAAAAGTATATGAACAGTGCTGCTAACTACACATTACTTAATCAATCATTTTACTCTTGTGGTATGCCAAGAGAAGACGCTTTACACATCTTTAGAAGCCCAAAGACGGGGGATATTCCCTGGACAGGTGCTCTGACAGGATTATCGTTCCTGGGATTGTATGTTTGGTGCCAGGACCAG TTGATTGTACAAAGGACATTGTCGGCAAAGAATATGGTTCATGCTAAAGCTGGTTCATTGTTTGGTGCTTTACTGAAGATTACAGGACTTCTTTTGTTTGTAGTTCCTGGAATGATCAGCAGAATATTATATCCAG AGGAAATAGCATGTGCAGATCCACAAAAATGCGGAGAGTTCTGTAGTAATGAGGCAGGATGTAGTAACTTTGCCTATCCATTACTTGTACTGCGACTTTTGCCAAGAG GTTTGAAAGGACTAATGTTAGCCGCACTATTAGCAGCTCTTATGAGCTCACTAACATCCATTTTAAACAGTGCAAGCGCAATAATGACCATGGACATATGGCGTCAGTTCCGGAAACAGGCTTCTCAGGCCGAACTCATGATTGTAGGGAGGGTGACAGTTCTGATACTAGTTGGTATCAGTATAATCTGGTTACCTATCTTAGAAGCTGTAGAGGGAGGAATGTTTTGGTTTTATATGCAGGCTATCCGGTCATATTTGATTCCACCCATGTGCGTTTTATTTCTTCTTGCATTTTTCTGGAAAAGATTAACGGAACAG GGAGCCTTTTGGGGTTTGATGTTAAGTTTAGTAGTTGGCATCGTGAGAATGGCGTTAGACTTCACCTATGTAGCGCCAGTGTGCGGTAGTGGTGAACCAGATAATAGACCAGCTATCGTCAAGGATATAGACTTTCTTCACTTTGCCGCCATCTTGGCCATATTTAGTTTTATTGCTATGTTTGTAATCAGCATGTTCACACAGCCAAGACCGGAAAGAAAA TTAAGGCGTGTTACATTTTGGACTAAAAATGATAAAGAAGAACCAGAACTTTCGTCAGAGGACGACGAAGAAGACGAGAGAGAAAAAGAAAGGAAGAATAAAGAAAACGATAACGGTACCGAAG ATGATGGCATGGGATCAAGACTAAGAAAAAGCTGCAAGGACTGGGTTTGTGGAACAGTCGAAGATTCTAAAAAATACTTGACGCAAGAAGAGCAGCAACAATTGCGTACAAAAATGACGTCACTAGAAGAAAAGCCTCTTTATCGAAAGTTATTAAACATTGCTGCAATAATAGTTGCGATATTTACTACATTTTTAATTGGCTTTTTCTATTAG
- the LOC139484803 gene encoding sodium/glucose cotransporter 4-like, with translation MVDTLATEDYVTIAVYFGIVLAVGLWSTFRPNRGNVTGYFLAGKSMHWIPVGASIYASNIGAPMFIGLAGTAAASGLAVTIYEWHAVFILIALGWIFVPVYVSSGAFTMPEYLRKRFGGTRIRMYSSFFALIGYIFFNISAEIYSGAIFLRHILKWNMYLCVVVILAVTAVFTIVGGLTTVIYTDTLQSVVLIISSIILFVIGIIQVGGWNEMTEKYMHSAANYTLMNQSLYSCGMPREDSLHIFRSATTGDIPWTGALTGLSIMGLYVWCQDQLIVQRTLSARDMAHAKAGTLLGGALKLLGLFTFIVPGMISRILYPDEIACADPDKCEAFCHNKAGCSNFAYPVLVLRLMPKGLRGLMLAALLAALMSSLTSILNSASAIATMDIWKQFRKKATQAELMVVGRVTVMILVVISIVWLPIMDAAQGGMFWFYFIGIRSYFLPQMCILFVLGLFWKRLTEQGAFWGLMISLVIGMIRMVLDFTFIKPSCGSGDEDTRPSIISKVDFTHFAAILAVLCCISMVVISLFTRPRPPRKLRRVTWWTKDDDEDPELSSEDDEEVDEQRINKAEIIEDNGTALPVSFGQRFCKAFKDWVCGTTDEVHKHQYLTQREIIHLRKKMKSIDETALYRKVLNGAAIIMSLLTAFLIGKFS, from the exons ATGGTGGACACGTTAGCAACGGAAGACTATGTCACCATTGCCGTGTATTTTGGAATTGTCTTGGCAGTTGGTCTATGG TCCACATTTCGTCCAAATCGTGGAAATGTTACTGGTTACTTCTTGGCGGGAAAATCGATGCACTGGATACCA GTCGGTGCATCAATTTATGCTAGTAATATTGGAGCTCCAATGTTCATTGGTTTAGCTGGAACAGCTGCTGCTTCAGGGTTGGCTGTGACTATATATGAATGGCAT GCAGTGTTTATACTGATAGCTCTGGGTTGGATCTTTGTACCGGTGTATGTATCAAGTGGA GCGTTTACTATGCCAGAATACCTCAGGAAGAGATTTGGTGGAACACGTATTCGAATGTACAGCTCATTCTTTGCTCTTATTGgatatatatttttcaacatttct GCAGAGATATACTCAGGAGCAATATTTCTCCGACATATACTAAAATGGAACATGTATCTTTGTGTTGTTGTCATACTAGCTGTCACAGCTGTTTTTACTATTGTTG GTGGTCTTACAACTGTAATTTACACAGATACTCTACAATCAGTTGTTCTAATAATTAGCTCCATTATATTATTTGTAATTG GTATAATACAGGTCGGCGGTTGGAACGAAATGACGGAAAAGTATATGCACAGTGCTGCAAACTATACACTTATGAACCAGTCTTTATACTCATGTGGAATGCCTCGGGAAGACTCTTTACATATATTCCGAAGTGCTACTACTGGTGATATTCCATGGACAGGGGCTTTGACAGGACTGTCCATCATGGGACTTTATGTTTGGTGTCAAGATCAG CTTATAGTACAGAGAACACTATCAGCCCGAGACATGGCCCATGCTAAGGCCGGTACACTACTAGGTGGCGCTTTAAAGCTATTGGggttatttacatttattgttcCTGGTATGATTAGTCGTATATTATATCCAG ATGAAATTGCCTGCGCCGACCCAGACAAATGTGAAGCGTTCTGTCACAATAAAGCTGGTTGCAGCAATTTCGCCTACCCTGTTCTTGTTCTGCGGTTGATGCCAAAGG GTCTGCGAGGACTGATGCTGGCTGCACTATTGGCAGCTCTTATGAGCTCACTGACATCTATTCTTAACAGCGCAAGCGCTATAGCCACCATGGATATTTGGAAACAGTTCCGGAAGAAGGCAACTCAAGCAGAACTAATGGTTGTTGGCAGGGTAACCGTGATGATTCTAGTTGTTATAAGTATAGTGTGGCTACCAATCATGGACGCAGCTCAAGGTGGAATGTTCTGGTTTTACTTTATAGGAATAAGGTCGTACTTCTTACCGCAGATGTGTATCCTGTTTGTTCTGGGGTTGTTTTGGAAAAGATTGACAGAACAG GGTGCATTTTGGGGTCTTATGATCAGTTTGGTTATCGGCATGATCCGAATGGTTCTGGATTTTACATTTATAAAGCCATCTTGTGGAAGTGGAGATGAAGACACCAGACCTTCAATCATCAGCAAAGTTGATTTCACACATTTTGCCGCCATTTTAGCAGTTTTATGTTGTATTTCTATGGTAGTTATCAGTCTTTTTACGAGACCGAGGCCGCCAAGAAAA CTTAGAAGGGTGACTTGGTGGACGAAAGACGACGACGAAGACCCTGAATTATCTTCAGAGGATGACGAAGAGGTAGACGAACAGAGAATAAACAAAGCTGAAATAATTGAAGACAACGGAACAG ctCTTCCTGTATCGTTTGGACAACGCTTTTGTAAAGCATTCAAAGACTGGGTTTGTGGAACAACAGATGAAGTACACAAACATCAATATTTGACACAACGGGAGATAATCCACCTGagaaagaaaatgaaatcaattGATGAAACTGCTCTGTATCGTAAAGTGTTAAATGGTGCTGCCATAATTATGTCTTTACTAACAGCATTTCTTATCGGCAAATTCAGTTAG
- the LOC139484804 gene encoding sodium/glucose cotransporter 4-like isoform X1, with amino-acid sequence MVETLHTEDYVTIAIYFVVVLAVGLWSTFRPNRGNATGYFLAGKTMHWIPVGASIYASNIGAPMFIGLAGTAAASGLAVTIYEWHAVFFLIALGWIFVPVYISCGAFTMPEYLRKRFGGKRIRMYSSFFALIGYVLFNITIEIYSGAIFLKHILDWNMYLSVVVILAVTAVYTVVGGLASVIYTDTLQSVILVVSATVLFILSMIEVGGWSAMTEKYMNSAANYTLLNQSFYSCGMPREDALHIFRSPKTGDIPWTGALTGLSFLGLYVWCQDQLIVQRTLSAKNMVHAKAGSLFGALLKITGLLLFVVPGMISRILYPEEIACADPQKCGEFCSNEAGCSNFAYPLLVLRLLPRGLKGLMLAALLAALMSSLTSILNSASAIMTMDIWRQFRKQASQAELMIVGRVTVLILVGISIIWLPILEAVEGGMFWFYMQAIRSYLIPPMCVLFLLAFFWKRLTEQATFWGLMLSLVVGIVRMALDFTYVAPVCGSGEPDNRPAIVKDIDFLHFAAILAIFSFIAMFVISMFTQPRPERKLRRVTFWTKNDKEEPELSSEDDEEDEREKERKNKENDNGTEDDGMGSRLRKSCKDWVCGTVEDSKKYLTQEEQQQLRTKMTSLEEKPLYRKLLNIAAIIVAIFTTFLIGFFY; translated from the exons GTCGGTGCATCAATCTATGCCAGTAATATAGGAGCTCCAATGTTTATTGGTTTAGCTGGAACAGCTGCtgcatcaggattggctgttacTATATATGAATGGCAT GCTGTGTTTTTTCTGATTGCCTTAGGATGGATATTTGTGCCTGTTTATATATCATGTGGG GCTTTCACTATGCCAGAGTATCTCAGAAAGAGGTTTGGCGGGAAAAGAATCCGAATGTACTCCTCGTTCTTTGCACTCATTGGATATGTCTTATTTAATATAACG atcgagATTTATTCCGGTGCAATATTTCTCAAACACATACTTGATTGGAATATGTATTTGAGTGTTGTGGTGATCCTAGCCGTAACGGCTGTTTATACTGTTGTAG GAGGACTTGCATCTGTCATCTATACAGACACATTACAATCAGTTATACTGGTTGTGAGTGCAACAGTTCTCTTTATTTTAA GTATGATAGAGGTAGGGGGTTGGAGTGCTATGACGGAAAAGTATATGAACAGTGCTGCTAACTACACATTACTTAATCAATCATTTTACTCTTGTGGTATGCCAAGAGAAGACGCTTTACACATCTTTAGAAGCCCAAAGACGGGGGATATTCCCTGGACAGGTGCTCTGACAGGATTATCGTTCCTGGGATTGTATGTTTGGTGCCAGGACCAG TTGATTGTACAAAGGACATTGTCGGCAAAGAATATGGTTCATGCTAAAGCTGGTTCATTGTTTGGTGCTTTACTGAAGATTACAGGACTTCTTTTGTTTGTAGTTCCTGGAATGATCAGCAGAATATTATATCCAG AGGAAATAGCATGTGCAGATCCACAAAAATGCGGAGAGTTCTGTAGTAATGAGGCAGGATGTAGTAACTTTGCCTATCCATTACTTGTACTGCGACTTTTGCCAAGAG GTTTGAAAGGACTAATGTTAGCCGCACTATTAGCAGCTCTTATGAGCTCACTAACATCCATTTTAAACAGTGCAAGCGCAATAATGACCATGGACATATGGCGTCAGTTCCGGAAACAGGCTTCTCAGGCCGAACTCATGATTGTAGGGAGGGTGACAGTTCTGATACTAGTTGGTATCAGTATAATCTGGTTACCTATCTTAGAAGCTGTAGAGGGAGGAATGTTTTGGTTTTATATGCAGGCTATCCGGTCATATTTGATTCCACCCATGTGCGTTTTATTTCTTCTTGCATTTTTCTGGAAAAGATTAACGGAACAGGCAA CCTTTTGGGGTTTGATGTTAAGTTTAGTAGTTGGCATCGTGAGAATGGCGTTAGACTTCACCTATGTAGCGCCAGTGTGCGGTAGTGGTGAACCAGATAATAGACCAGCTATCGTCAAGGATATAGACTTTCTTCACTTTGCCGCCATCTTGGCCATATTTAGTTTTATTGCTATGTTTGTAATCAGCATGTTCACACAGCCAAGACCGGAAAGAAAA TTAAGGCGTGTTACATTTTGGACTAAAAATGATAAAGAAGAACCAGAACTTTCGTCAGAGGACGACGAAGAAGACGAGAGAGAAAAAGAAAGGAAGAATAAAGAAAACGATAACGGTACCGAAG ATGATGGCATGGGATCAAGACTAAGAAAAAGCTGCAAGGACTGGGTTTGTGGAACAGTCGAAGATTCTAAAAAATACTTGACGCAAGAAGAGCAGCAACAATTGCGTACAAAAATGACGTCACTAGAAGAAAAGCCTCTTTATCGAAAGTTATTAAACATTGCTGCAATAATAGTTGCGATATTTACTACATTTTTAATTGGCTTTTTCTATTAG
- the LOC139484804 gene encoding sodium/glucose cotransporter 4-like isoform X3, with translation MHWIPVGASIYASNIGAPMFIGLAGTAAASGLAVTIYEWHAVFFLIALGWIFVPVYISCGAFTMPEYLRKRFGGKRIRMYSSFFALIGYVLFNITIEIYSGAIFLKHILDWNMYLSVVVILAVTAVYTVVGGLASVIYTDTLQSVILVVSATVLFILSMIEVGGWSAMTEKYMNSAANYTLLNQSFYSCGMPREDALHIFRSPKTGDIPWTGALTGLSFLGLYVWCQDQLIVQRTLSAKNMVHAKAGSLFGALLKITGLLLFVVPGMISRILYPEEIACADPQKCGEFCSNEAGCSNFAYPLLVLRLLPRGLKGLMLAALLAALMSSLTSILNSASAIMTMDIWRQFRKQASQAELMIVGRVTVLILVGISIIWLPILEAVEGGMFWFYMQAIRSYLIPPMCVLFLLAFFWKRLTEQATFWGLMLSLVVGIVRMALDFTYVAPVCGSGEPDNRPAIVKDIDFLHFAAILAIFSFIAMFVISMFTQPRPERKLRRVTFWTKNDKEEPELSSEDDEEDEREKERKNKENDNGTEDDGMGSRLRKSCKDWVCGTVEDSKKYLTQEEQQQLRTKMTSLEEKPLYRKLLNIAAIIVAIFTTFLIGFFY, from the exons GTCGGTGCATCAATCTATGCCAGTAATATAGGAGCTCCAATGTTTATTGGTTTAGCTGGAACAGCTGCtgcatcaggattggctgttacTATATATGAATGGCAT GCTGTGTTTTTTCTGATTGCCTTAGGATGGATATTTGTGCCTGTTTATATATCATGTGGG GCTTTCACTATGCCAGAGTATCTCAGAAAGAGGTTTGGCGGGAAAAGAATCCGAATGTACTCCTCGTTCTTTGCACTCATTGGATATGTCTTATTTAATATAACG atcgagATTTATTCCGGTGCAATATTTCTCAAACACATACTTGATTGGAATATGTATTTGAGTGTTGTGGTGATCCTAGCCGTAACGGCTGTTTATACTGTTGTAG GAGGACTTGCATCTGTCATCTATACAGACACATTACAATCAGTTATACTGGTTGTGAGTGCAACAGTTCTCTTTATTTTAA GTATGATAGAGGTAGGGGGTTGGAGTGCTATGACGGAAAAGTATATGAACAGTGCTGCTAACTACACATTACTTAATCAATCATTTTACTCTTGTGGTATGCCAAGAGAAGACGCTTTACACATCTTTAGAAGCCCAAAGACGGGGGATATTCCCTGGACAGGTGCTCTGACAGGATTATCGTTCCTGGGATTGTATGTTTGGTGCCAGGACCAG TTGATTGTACAAAGGACATTGTCGGCAAAGAATATGGTTCATGCTAAAGCTGGTTCATTGTTTGGTGCTTTACTGAAGATTACAGGACTTCTTTTGTTTGTAGTTCCTGGAATGATCAGCAGAATATTATATCCAG AGGAAATAGCATGTGCAGATCCACAAAAATGCGGAGAGTTCTGTAGTAATGAGGCAGGATGTAGTAACTTTGCCTATCCATTACTTGTACTGCGACTTTTGCCAAGAG GTTTGAAAGGACTAATGTTAGCCGCACTATTAGCAGCTCTTATGAGCTCACTAACATCCATTTTAAACAGTGCAAGCGCAATAATGACCATGGACATATGGCGTCAGTTCCGGAAACAGGCTTCTCAGGCCGAACTCATGATTGTAGGGAGGGTGACAGTTCTGATACTAGTTGGTATCAGTATAATCTGGTTACCTATCTTAGAAGCTGTAGAGGGAGGAATGTTTTGGTTTTATATGCAGGCTATCCGGTCATATTTGATTCCACCCATGTGCGTTTTATTTCTTCTTGCATTTTTCTGGAAAAGATTAACGGAACAGGCAA CCTTTTGGGGTTTGATGTTAAGTTTAGTAGTTGGCATCGTGAGAATGGCGTTAGACTTCACCTATGTAGCGCCAGTGTGCGGTAGTGGTGAACCAGATAATAGACCAGCTATCGTCAAGGATATAGACTTTCTTCACTTTGCCGCCATCTTGGCCATATTTAGTTTTATTGCTATGTTTGTAATCAGCATGTTCACACAGCCAAGACCGGAAAGAAAA TTAAGGCGTGTTACATTTTGGACTAAAAATGATAAAGAAGAACCAGAACTTTCGTCAGAGGACGACGAAGAAGACGAGAGAGAAAAAGAAAGGAAGAATAAAGAAAACGATAACGGTACCGAAG ATGATGGCATGGGATCAAGACTAAGAAAAAGCTGCAAGGACTGGGTTTGTGGAACAGTCGAAGATTCTAAAAAATACTTGACGCAAGAAGAGCAGCAACAATTGCGTACAAAAATGACGTCACTAGAAGAAAAGCCTCTTTATCGAAAGTTATTAAACATTGCTGCAATAATAGTTGCGATATTTACTACATTTTTAATTGGCTTTTTCTATTAG